In Bos javanicus breed banteng chromosome 27, ARS-OSU_banteng_1.0, whole genome shotgun sequence, the genomic stretch TGCAAGACTCCACAGAGTCCACTTGACTTCTGTCAGGACAAGGTGCGGCTGACCTTCTGCAGAGCAGAGTCCGGCCCTTTAGGCAGGTTCCAAATGTTCAGATACAGATACTACCATCCAACACAGACACTACCATCATCAACTACAGATACTACATCACTTCCTATCTACACAATGGTTAAAGTCACTCCTAGGATTTGCCTCAATTACTTATACTAGTTTTAGGTTGACAGCTTGACATTCGGTTGGATGAGTGCCATGGGACAGACTCGGATTCCATGAGGAGACAGGGCAGTGTGTGCAGCTGTGTGTCCCCAGGGTGGTCCGGTCCCACTGCTGTCTCGCCCACCAGGGTGGGGAGTCCTGCTTCACCGGGCACAGCCGCTCCCTCTAACACCCAGCCCACACGCCAGAGTCACAGTCAAGTCAGGGCACCGGGCGCTGGAGGACGAGTCTCAGTTGCCACTGGAGTCTTCCTCCCAGTCACTCTCTTCGGAGGAAGAAGACACCTGGAGGTCATTGTAGAGGACGCTCCGGGGCCCGGGGACAGCGTGTTCCTCGGGCTCCTGGTCAACGGACGGGCTCTGAGCAGGAGGGGCTGGCTGTTCCGCAGGCAGCGGAGACGGGGGCGCCGTGTACTGGCAGCTCCAGCAGCCTTCGCCATCTCTCAGGAAGAGCATCCTGAGAGGCTGGGCTGGGACGTGGATGATGGGCATGGGGTAGGCTGCGGAGACGGTGCCCACGCTCCTGGAAGGAGATCTGTCCGCTGGAGGCTGGAGGTCCAAGCATTGCCCCTGGGCAGGTGTCTCCCTGGATACACGGGCGGCCACTCTCGGTCCACGTCCAGCTGTgctgggtggaggagggagatTCAGGAAGGCCCCAAGATCTGCTGTCAGAGTGCTCTGCTGAGGGGTCTGGACGGGGCTGAGTCTAGGTTTCTTTGGGGGGTTCACACATGTCAGGCTGGGGGTCTGCCCACATCTCTTGCCTGGAGCCTCGATGCGGCCCTTGGAGGCTGGAGCCAAATTCCTGCCGATGAGAGGCACTGTGGGGAGGCTGGATTTCACATCATCTCTCCTCGTTGGTGACCCTCTTGATGATTTGGGATCCTGGAAGGATTTCCTCTTGGATGTGTGGATAAGCAGGGGCATGTTTGGGTGCTGTAAGAGAAGACCACACAGAGAGGCCAGGGGTGAGAATCTCCTTCCCTCCAGAAAAAAAACACCTCACAGGAATTAATTTTATATGATAAGGTCCTCAACTTCAGGGTGATCATGTGACCTTGATACATTTATACATCCAATGGCAAATGGAAATGTTCTAACAATGTCTCTTGTTAAGTAAGGGGAAGCAAGCTTTTGGTAGACCTTCTTCTCGGGACTGTACACAGATTGGGGTTTTGCATGCGCCATGATGGCAAAATGAGTTTATCTGTGCAGTTTTGGAGGATGAATCACAATTCACAGATTTCTGTTCTAACTTAAAGGATTCGACTATGGAAGCTGCTGATAAAATCACTTCCATGTCCCTGCCAGCTTCTCGCCAGACATGTGAGTAAGAATGCAAAATCAAAGGCACCGCGAAAAATggcatctgaaaaataaatgatgactTTGGTCAGGAAAGAACATGACCGGTTTCCTCCCACAGACAGGACTGAGGCCAGTGGATTAGAGGGGGCCCAGCAGAGACTGACCCTCAGGCAGAGGCCGGGCTCCGGCTCCTCCTTCCAGCTCTGCGGCTGCCGACTGCGGGGCCTCCTGGGAAATCGCTGCAGGAGCTTCCTCTGCTGCTCCTCTTTCCTGCAACACAAACATGTCAAGTGTCAGAAACCCAGTATCCTTGTCACAGTTGGGATCAATGGTGCTGTGGCCCAGCCCCTTTCCTAGTTTGGGAGTGACATCAGACCTGAACCCCTCTGCCTTTGTGCAGACCCCCCGTGTCCTTCCCAACTCCAGAGACCCCTCCAGGGTCTCCCAGGAAGTCCTGTCTCTTCATCTCTATGGCTTTGGGTCCGGTCAGGTGCAAAGTTATGTGTGTTCCCCACTCTCCTTCGTGACTTCAGAGTCTAGTGTGAGCCCCCAAGTGTGGCCCCTGAGCACGTGGCTCCTGTCTCTGTCTGcccagtttccctgtcctttctaGAGATGACTCAGCACAGTGTCGACAAGGAGAGGAACCGTCTCCAGATTGCAGCCCAGACCTTGGGTCCCACCTCCCTGCCACTCACCtctgcctttcctcctcctctctctcagccGTGTTAGGGGTCCCTGGGGTCGGTGGGTCCTGCAGCTTCCACGCCAGGTTCTCCTTACCGAATCTGGACCCCAAGGGCAGGGGGACCAGCGCCCCTTGCCAGCACTTCATGGGGCACCTGAGGCTCCTTGCTGTGTGCCCAAAGGCTCCACAGTCCTTACACTTCACCTGTGCGTGGAGGAGAACCAGGTCAGTGAGTCAGCAGAAGCCACAGGCACGAGTCCAAAGGGAGTGCAAAGATGGATGGAGAGCATTGCATGCTGGTTCTGGAGAAAGGACGCAGTCCCTTAGGTGCCAGGAtagttacaatattgtggttCCCAAAGCCCTCATCAGGAGCATcagaggaggaggggctggcGGTCTAAGTTGAACAGTAAGAGCCCCATTGAAAGATCTGGATGAAGCCAGGGCAGACATAACCCTGAGGAGCCCAGATGGTCCCTCCCAGGCTCTGAGTGGCCAGATTTGCTGGGGAGGGAGGTCGAGGCAGCTATCTTTGGATGCGAATGCACTAGTGAGTTATGGACCCAGAATATTCCAGGTCTAAACCCTGTCTCCGCAGTCCATGCCACCCACAGATTACCTGCGGGTCCAAGCCTCCACACACCATAGAGTCTTTGTCCTGTGGTGGGGGAGCCGTCTGCCTCCCAGGTCCCGGGTTTTGCTTCCTCACTTTCTGGTCTTGAAAGAGTTGGCAGGCTGTCAGCCATCCGTAATGACCAGCCATCTTCCACACCTACTGGAGGTTCTCCTCAATCTTAATTTTTGGATTTTctctgtgaaaagaaagaaaaaactgtcaaattgatgcagagacacagagacatccCTGCCCTATCACCCCTAAATGGGGATCATGACATCGTGACCAGGTTTCTGACCCTAAATGGGGATCATGACATCGCGACCAGGTTTCTGACAATTTGACTTCTCCTACCCAGATCTTTCTCTTCACAGAAAGTGGagatgaactgaagagcctcttgatgaaagtgaaagaagagagtgacaaagttggcttaaaactcgacattcagaaaagtaagatcacgGTAAGtggatagggaaacagtgacagactttatttttgggggctccaaaatcactgcagatggtgactgcagccatgaaatgaaaatacacttgttccttggaagaaaagctatgaccgatttagacagcatattgaaaagcagagacattcctttgctgacaaaggtccatcaagtcaaggctatggtttttccagtcgtcatgtatggatgtgagagttggactgtaaacaaAGGCAAataccaaaggattgatgcttttgaactgtggttggagaagactcttgagagtcctttggactgcaaggagatccaaccagttcatcctaaaggaagtcagtcctgaatattcattggaaggactgatgctgaagctgaaactcccatactttggacactgatacgaagaactgactcacttgaaaagaccctgatgctgggaaagattgaagccgggaggagaaggggataacagaggatgagatggttggatggcatcaccaactcgatggaaatgagtttgagtaagctcccggagttggtgatggacagggaagcctgatgtgcttcagtccatggggttgcaaagagtcagacatgactaagcgactaaactgaactgagggaggaaACTTCGGTGGAGAAGCCAGGATAGTCACAGTGGTCAAATGTGTAGTGGCAGTGAGAGAGGAAAATCTGGGTGGTGAGCATGAATAAGGTTCAAAAGCTGAAATGTGATAATGTACAAAAGGGCAGAGTCGCTGCAGTCAGCATGACGCGAGGTAGCCAGCAGGAGCTTGCCCGCCAGAAGAATCAGAAAAGGCAGCTCAGTTAAGGGAAAGCATTGAGCCACTGGGGCGATTGTCCCCCAAGCAGAGGGACATGCAGATCACGCAACAGAAGCTGAGAAAGGCAAAAGGGAAGGGGGAAGCCAAGTAGCTGTGGGGCTTCGTGTGCAACCCTCTAGCCCTTGGCCTGTGTCCCTGAAGCCAGTGCCCCAATGCTGGGGTTTCCTGCTGCAGGGGTCCCGGGCCCCAGGACCCATGGCGTTCCCTTTGCCCTGAGTCTGCAGCGGGTCCCTTTTGTGCTTCCTTCCCCTCACGTAGCCTCTCTCCCTTTCGGCCACTCTCAGAGGGTGAGGGGGTTATCCTTTCCCAGTCTTTTCTATTCCTGTGGAGTTCAccccaaagttttaaaattagctttgtaattgcaaacaaaacaaaacaaaacaaaaacaaaacaaactacaaATGAAACATCTAATATTAACATCAATGtttactcaatttaaaaaatgaaatcataaagttCAAGACACCTTACCCTGTTGCCAGGCCATACCACTACATAAGTTTACTATGGACTTTTTTTCTGAACGATATGCTGAACACCAGCTTTAAAAAGCAAACCAATCTAAAATCCAGCTGTGTTCCTCCTCTCTGTAGGAGATGATCAGAGAGGTGGGGGAGGCTTGCCCTCACTgagggagatgcaggtttgatggtGGCTGAGGACCAGTCAAGAAGGAAGGTCCCTTTCCCAGCTGACCTGAGGCTGCTCCAAGGTTGCATGAGCTTGTCTAGAGTTTCTTAGCCAAGTGACATCATCTATTCCCTTTGGTCTAACCACATCTGAAGACatgtgaagagaaagaaataattcaCAATTTCCCTCATGTGTGGaacacaaaagacaaaaagaaaatgaggaaaaagaattttaaagaagacAACGTGGACATGATAGCAAATACAAAGATACACAGACCTGAGTAAAGGAAATCAGAAGAGGAACCTCAAAGAAAATGGGGCAGCAAATAGTAACAGAGGAAAACTGCAGTTTTTGCTGCTGAGAAGGTGTGTGATTCACAGAAGCTGAAATGTATGGTGATGCACCTAAAACTTCACTAAAATTATATTAGGATAATACCAAAActtaaaacaagtaaaataaaattcaaaagaaattacAGAATCGATCCCAGGCTGTCCCGTTTCCCTGAGGGACAGGCCAAACACCAAATTTAAACCACACAACCTGAAATTCAGCTGTGAGCCTCTAGTCTGTCAGCAGATGCTCAGAATCATGAGTGCTGGACACTCCAGCTGAGGAGATGCAGCTTTCAGGGTGGCTGAGGAGGGTCAGAGGGGAAATTTCCCTTTCCCACTGACTTTATACTCCCTTAAGGTCACATGACCTTGAtgaggttttctttcctttttttttttttttgatgagattTTCTTAACCAATCAATGTtatgtaggctacagtccaggggggtcacaaggagtcagacacaactgagcgactgaacagcaaaactCACCCTGTATCTTGTCTTGTGTCTTGAAGACccatttagaaaagagaaataccTTGTGAATTCACTTCTATGTGGAACACTAAACacaaatttcaaaagcaaataagtcaaaaaaaaaaaaaaaagaaaggaaagcaaatgaCAAAAAAGCAAACATTCTCACAGCGCAGAGCAGGGCATGTCAGAGGATAGTGGTAAGGGGACAGCTGATGAGTGAAACGGGTCCACAGGATGGTTACAAAACTCCCAAGTTGTTGGTGCTCACCAATTGTCTGATCGACtggaattgaaatatattttttgtacaCATAACGTTTAATCTAACAAATTCGctgaagcagttcagttcagtcgctcatgtgtgtgcgactctttgcgaccccatgaatcacagcacagggCAGGCCtctatgtccatcaccaactctgggagttcactcaagctcaagTGCATCGAGTCGGTattgcaatccagccatctcatcctctgtcgtccccttctcctcctacccccaatccctcccagcatcagggtcttttccaatgagtcaactcttcgcatgagg encodes the following:
- the LOC133239760 gene encoding putative protein FAM90A13P; translated protein: MAGHYGWLTACQLFQDQKVRKQNPGPGRQTAPPPQDKDSMVCGGLDPQVKCKDCGAFGHTARSLRCPMKCWQGALVPLPLGSRFGKENLAWKLQDPPTPGTPNTAEREEEERQRKEEQQRKLLQRFPRRPRSRQPQSWKEEPEPGLCLRVSLCWAPSNPLASVLSVGGNRSCSFLTKVIIYFSDAIFRGAFDFAFLLTCLARSWQGHGSDFISSFHSRIL